One window from the genome of Bacteroidia bacterium encodes:
- a CDS encoding phosphoadenosine phosphosulfate reductase family protein yields MGEKVRHILALSGGKDSSALAIYMLNKNIDMEYVFTDTGDELPETYEYLEKLSSYLGKSITWIKSERNFDYYLDMFNGVLPDPTTRWCTRLLKLVPYEEFIGSDNVISYVGIRADEPHRSGYISTKPNIKPVFPFIEDNIRRDDVIRILDEAGLGLPDYYKWRSRSGCYFCFYQQKREWVGLYENHPELFRKSADYEKSVAVDGVKYTWNKGEELYDLIKPKRRNQIKQNYQNRVKREKKKFKVNQKLAEAYSTKQEIDFKASLTIEL; encoded by the coding sequence TTGGGTGAAAAAGTAAGACATATTTTAGCACTTTCAGGGGGCAAAGATAGTTCAGCCTTAGCTATATATATGTTAAACAAAAATATTGATATGGAATATGTGTTTACAGACACGGGCGATGAACTACCTGAAACTTATGAGTATTTAGAAAAACTATCAAGTTATTTGGGAAAAAGTATAACTTGGATAAAATCTGAACGTAACTTTGACTATTATTTGGACATGTTTAATGGAGTGTTGCCTGACCCAACAACAAGATGGTGTACAAGGTTGTTAAAACTTGTGCCATACGAGGAGTTTATAGGCTCGGATAATGTTATAAGTTACGTTGGTATCAGAGCAGATGAGCCCCATAGATCTGGCTATATTTCTACAAAACCAAATATCAAGCCTGTTTTCCCATTTATTGAAGATAATATTAGAAGAGATGATGTAATTAGGATATTAGATGAAGCTGGCTTAGGCCTTCCTGATTACTATAAGTGGCGTTCACGTTCTGGCTGCTATTTTTGCTTTTACCAACAGAAAAGAGAATGGGTTGGTTTGTATGAAAATCACCCTGAGCTATTTAGGAAATCAGCAGATTATGAAAAAAGTGTAGCAGTTGATGGAGTTAAATATACTTGGAATAAAGGCGAAGAGTTGTATGATTTGATTAAACCTAAAAGAAGAAATCAAATAAAACAAAACTATCAAAATAGGGTGAAAAGAGAAAAGAAAAAGTTCAAAGTAAATCAAAAACTTGCAGAAGCATACAGCACTAAACAAGAGATTGACTTTAAAGCAAGTTTGACAATAGAATTATAA
- a CDS encoding DUF87 domain-containing protein, with translation MKFISSTIKRSIFNKIDSSLSTARLGQKMILMIHDLPEDMMLKVAEMIYKDLFFRDNIKLTLKIAKSVVDGWSQSSRIKAENNSWTAELNNLASYRNVDADQGKYNIIILFGTDKVTDSASLADFNEFSLKTIWDYEMTKSFSSWIEVLLQDLEIDLPDIDGFKRFDNILKPIIDHGKADLLSMSQWLENMDFSECNTYFDIIEKMLKNLKVFGLPRFDSYEYKKTGKRFANYISDSDEFFSYSKYIDNSHKDKAIKAIDSLIDSKEEDPIWKDLENKNVLGLYETGEELLLGMKSYINERSKEDRDKLLDSDFAFIFDKVLKYKKKTEKKSKASIKNLDGSPVEISLTAIWETISDLYRSKSIDNEELIVKIEIESEAFRHDIDSDDSDRSADSNESFAKDYLCVLLGGLDDTLKSQIEISLQESSLVTISSNLLNDDIKYSYRPNVEAQLSFAVKIYTDQSEKPFVRKYNWCLYEHHSYRLAAELLKKAYNIYRSNNQERNLPFFTLPYYDELISISSDEEFKRVFLHSLKDSGTDTEFMVNMLTPELKRHDYKIIKDYEDLGTKYWQFIQTASRHGLLSSLNSEKWDNFQKAYNDVLEMIYTDNNQLMLPIANFLIRAFMIIKENSNIKGLEWYASYYEEAAIISVLHPSLLEMLKSQIVYQCACFNYLVKQEFVKSTGQRQFKKQAWQSYLDLSAIRMPINCLLINKNKKVDTNVRGYDLIHKIGNQSEDCGYQSTRFNFLISDDYDETHTSITDSDISFETRQSKLLTNILFDYFQLHPHARDGISLAVYLNRDIQPIIAGINAYLHKISNENDKNNFAIDTNSRKIYNINLTLINDSFDDNNIRKWIDYWKAIWEEAETSNKFKVYRNCRFSVSHRLLSTIDKQSFLRIIDDDFYTDIMFLYSFSDANSTSDLFAADEFDKTEYSLRYPILERSVPSTKEYFGSLERKKNISNRQFKNSSSFSSYIRALKINTAVSDTITKTIIDFQIWVDILEVIHKKSEWVVCIDPNIDDILIRKRNSPDTSKREIIGFGSGVGASGEENFTISSEKSSFSEITHSLKSAIKSLITDEAWSGDDYCKISKGVINEAECLSGLSVVRATGVNDEYIRDFMSYSLTRKLLTESSDILCDTMVSLDAYIHWFDFADNSKRPDLLWLRARLNKENIIEVYMHVIECKMSKGVDYLIPAAKTQIENGVHVLRESFLPLSDESCKLDDDKPSRRYWWMQLHRLIATKSVVKICDLENIENALEKLANGNYKISWGASIFAFLIDESGEFPENKGSWDVSGLDRGKANIYHFAKDAIKNIATKNIQDLAYDEFLDEFRMIDFDEISAYVESSIDEDDFIEEYLPEGKIETDNDVIEDDYDAEEDEQDFAGWDLISDDYMKDINEKVCEEPISNTYHEAESSDPENDMTEPLIEEQEPVQETQNTSVPDRILIGKTDKGEEVYWEFGHEQLSNRHAVILGSSGMGKSYAIQCLLCELARKDQNNLIIDYTDGFIDSKIEPNAKKYIPQKAQTYIYEEPLQIDPFKVQVSYEGGREFRDDPLTIAKRVAAIFYKVYNLGSQQHPLVVNAIQDGIKKYGDDFSLDLFLEVIEEFIDSPHFTKNTISTTITKLSSFISSKPFSTSKEGVSWEHIFTDKVIKNKVFQFYRVDSQSRRAIVEFVLWDLYSYVSSQGNKDLPRVVVLDEIQNLDLGDDSPVAKYLTEGRKHGIALISATQSLKGVGGLNDSKVSRLFQSDLKLFFRPSDNELKEQAGILHNIMHDVSAKEWTSHLSKLKKGECYVIGSHLMKDQDELKQKVQKVKICSLEERGFDGSQNDK, from the coding sequence GTGAAATTTATCAGTTCAACAATAAAGCGTAGTATATTTAATAAGATAGACTCAAGCTTATCAACAGCACGTCTTGGGCAAAAAATGATTTTGATGATTCATGATTTACCTGAAGATATGATGCTAAAAGTAGCAGAGATGATATATAAAGACCTTTTTTTTCGAGATAATATCAAACTTACTTTAAAGATCGCGAAGTCAGTAGTGGACGGCTGGTCGCAAAGCTCCAGAATTAAAGCAGAAAATAATAGTTGGACAGCAGAATTAAATAATCTTGCCAGTTATAGAAATGTTGATGCAGATCAAGGCAAGTATAATATAATAATCTTGTTTGGTACAGATAAAGTTACGGATTCGGCAAGCCTTGCAGACTTTAATGAATTTAGCTTGAAGACAATTTGGGACTATGAAATGACAAAGTCTTTTAGTTCATGGATTGAGGTTTTGTTACAGGATTTAGAAATAGATTTGCCAGACATCGATGGTTTTAAACGGTTTGATAATATATTAAAGCCAATTATAGATCATGGAAAAGCTGATTTGTTGTCTATGAGTCAGTGGCTTGAAAATATGGACTTTAGCGAGTGCAATACATATTTTGATATAATAGAGAAAATGCTAAAGAATCTCAAAGTTTTTGGTTTACCCAGATTTGATAGCTATGAATATAAAAAAACAGGGAAACGATTTGCAAACTATATTAGTGATTCAGATGAGTTCTTTTCATATAGCAAGTATATTGATAATTCACATAAAGATAAAGCAATAAAAGCAATAGATAGCTTGATAGATTCGAAAGAAGAAGATCCCATATGGAAAGATCTTGAAAATAAGAATGTTCTTGGTTTATACGAAACAGGCGAAGAGCTGTTATTGGGCATGAAATCTTATATAAATGAACGATCAAAAGAGGATAGAGATAAGTTATTGGACAGTGATTTTGCATTTATCTTCGACAAGGTTCTTAAATACAAAAAGAAAACGGAGAAAAAGTCCAAAGCAAGCATAAAAAACCTCGATGGTAGCCCTGTAGAAATATCTCTAACAGCTATTTGGGAAACAATATCAGACTTGTATAGAAGCAAGAGTATCGACAATGAAGAGCTAATTGTGAAAATTGAGATAGAATCAGAGGCATTTAGACATGATATCGACAGTGATGATAGCGATCGCTCTGCAGATAGTAATGAGAGCTTTGCCAAGGATTATCTTTGTGTCTTATTAGGCGGACTTGACGATACCTTGAAAAGCCAAATAGAGATTTCTCTTCAAGAAAGTAGCCTTGTAACTATAAGCTCCAATTTATTAAATGATGATATAAAATATAGTTATAGACCTAACGTAGAGGCACAATTGAGCTTTGCTGTGAAAATCTATACAGATCAGTCTGAAAAGCCTTTTGTGAGAAAATACAATTGGTGCCTCTATGAGCATCACTCTTATCGCCTTGCTGCAGAGTTGTTAAAGAAAGCTTATAATATTTATAGGTCAAATAATCAGGAAAGGAATCTGCCATTTTTTACTCTTCCCTATTATGACGAGCTTATTAGTATCAGCTCGGATGAAGAATTTAAGAGAGTTTTTTTACATAGCTTAAAAGATTCAGGTACAGATACTGAGTTTATGGTTAATATGTTGACTCCAGAATTGAAAAGACATGATTATAAAATAATAAAAGATTATGAAGATTTAGGCACAAAATATTGGCAATTCATTCAAACAGCTTCACGCCACGGATTGCTGTCATCTTTGAATAGTGAAAAATGGGATAATTTTCAAAAAGCATATAATGATGTTTTAGAAATGATCTATACTGATAATAACCAGTTAATGCTTCCGATTGCAAACTTTTTAATTCGTGCTTTTATGATAATCAAAGAAAATAGCAACATAAAAGGATTGGAATGGTATGCCTCTTATTATGAAGAGGCAGCAATTATAAGTGTTTTGCATCCATCTCTTTTGGAAATGCTAAAGTCACAGATAGTATATCAATGTGCATGTTTCAACTATTTAGTGAAGCAAGAATTTGTTAAAAGTACAGGACAACGACAATTTAAAAAACAAGCTTGGCAATCATACCTGGACTTGTCAGCTATTCGTATGCCAATCAATTGCCTGCTAATAAATAAAAATAAAAAAGTAGATACCAATGTCAGAGGCTATGATTTAATCCATAAAATTGGCAATCAAAGTGAGGATTGTGGGTATCAATCAACACGGTTTAACTTTTTAATATCAGATGATTACGATGAAACGCACACAAGTATAACAGACTCTGATATCTCATTTGAAACACGGCAATCAAAGCTTTTAACAAATATACTATTTGACTATTTTCAGTTGCATCCTCATGCACGAGATGGTATTAGCTTAGCAGTTTACTTAAATCGTGATATACAACCAATAATAGCAGGTATTAATGCATACTTGCATAAAATATCAAATGAGAATGATAAAAATAACTTTGCAATTGATACAAATAGCCGCAAAATTTATAATATTAATCTGACACTAATTAATGATTCATTTGATGATAATAATATTAGGAAATGGATAGATTATTGGAAAGCGATTTGGGAAGAAGCAGAGACAAGCAATAAGTTTAAAGTATATAGAAACTGCAGGTTTTCTGTTTCTCATAGACTTTTGAGCACTATAGATAAACAATCATTTTTAAGAATAATCGATGATGATTTTTATACTGATATTATGTTTTTATATAGTTTTAGTGATGCAAATAGTACAAGTGATCTTTTCGCTGCAGATGAATTTGACAAAACAGAATATAGCTTGAGATACCCAATTCTTGAAAGATCCGTACCAAGTACAAAAGAATATTTTGGTTCTTTAGAACGCAAAAAAAATATTAGTAATCGTCAGTTTAAAAACAGCTCAAGTTTTTCATCATATATCCGAGCATTAAAAATTAATACGGCTGTATCTGATACTATAACCAAAACTATAATAGATTTTCAAATTTGGGTAGATATTTTAGAAGTAATACATAAAAAGTCAGAGTGGGTGGTTTGTATTGACCCCAATATAGACGACATTTTGATCAGAAAAAGGAATAGCCCTGATACAAGTAAAAGGGAGATTATTGGTTTTGGATCAGGAGTTGGTGCTTCAGGCGAGGAGAACTTCACAATATCGTCGGAGAAATCATCGTTTTCAGAAATAACGCATAGTTTAAAATCCGCTATCAAGTCTTTAATTACTGATGAAGCATGGTCAGGAGATGATTATTGCAAGATCAGCAAGGGGGTAATTAATGAGGCTGAATGTTTGTCTGGGCTTTCTGTAGTAAGAGCAACAGGTGTTAACGACGAATATATACGTGACTTTATGTCATATTCGTTGACACGCAAGCTTTTAACTGAATCCTCCGACATATTGTGTGATACAATGGTCAGCCTGGATGCTTATATACATTGGTTTGACTTTGCAGATAATAGCAAAAGGCCAGATCTTTTATGGCTACGAGCTCGGCTTAATAAAGAGAATATTATTGAAGTCTATATGCATGTAATTGAATGCAAAATGAGTAAGGGGGTTGATTATCTGATACCAGCTGCAAAAACTCAAATAGAAAACGGAGTGCATGTTTTGAGAGAATCATTTTTGCCACTCAGTGACGAAAGCTGTAAATTAGACGACGATAAACCATCACGAAGATATTGGTGGATGCAATTGCATAGGCTGATAGCTACAAAGTCTGTAGTAAAAATTTGTGATCTTGAAAATATTGAGAATGCTCTGGAAAAACTTGCAAATGGAAACTATAAGATAAGCTGGGGTGCTTCTATCTTTGCCTTTTTAATAGATGAAAGTGGCGAGTTTCCCGAAAATAAAGGATCATGGGATGTATCTGGGCTTGATAGAGGTAAAGCGAATATTTATCATTTTGCAAAAGATGCTATAAAAAATATTGCTACTAAAAATATTCAAGATTTGGCTTATGATGAATTTTTAGATGAATTTAGAATGATAGACTTTGATGAGATTAGTGCTTATGTTGAATCTTCTATTGATGAAGATGATTTTATTGAAGAATATTTACCTGAAGGCAAGATTGAAACAGATAACGATGTAATAGAAGATGATTATGACGCCGAAGAAGATGAGCAAGATTTTGCTGGCTGGGATTTAATATCAGATGATTATATGAAGGATATAAATGAAAAAGTTTGCGAAGAGCCTATATCTAATACTTATCACGAAGCAGAAAGCTCTGATCCTGAGAATGACATGACTGAACCTCTAATTGAAGAGCAAGAGCCAGTTCAAGAGACTCAAAACACTTCTGTTCCCGATCGAATTTTAATTGGTAAGACAGATAAAGGGGAGGAAGTATATTGGGAATTTGGTCATGAGCAGCTTTCAAATCGACATGCAGTTATACTTGGGAGCTCTGGTATGGGGAAATCTTATGCAATTCAATGTTTGCTGTGTGAGCTGGCAAGAAAAGATCAAAATAACTTGATTATTGACTATACAGATGGTTTTATAGATTCCAAAATAGAGCCTAATGCCAAAAAATACATACCACAAAAAGCACAAACTTATATATATGAAGAGCCATTACAGATAGATCCGTTTAAAGTGCAAGTAAGTTATGAGGGCGGTAGAGAATTTCGTGATGATCCCTTAACAATAGCAAAACGAGTTGCAGCAATATTTTATAAAGTTTATAACTTAGGGTCGCAGCAACATCCCCTTGTAGTAAATGCCATTCAAGATGGTATTAAGAAATATGGCGATGATTTTAGTTTAGACTTGTTTTTAGAAGTGATTGAGGAATTTATAGATAGCCCTCATTTTACAAAGAACACAATATCAACAACTATAACCAAATTGAGTTCATTTATTTCAAGCAAGCCCTTTAGCACCAGCAAAGAAGGTGTAAGCTGGGAACATATTTTTACAGATAAAGTTATTAAAAATAAAGTGTTTCAGTTTTACAGAGTAGATAGTCAATCCAGACGGGCAATTGTTGAGTTTGTATTGTGGGATCTTTATAGTTATGTTTCATCTCAAGGTAACAAGGATTTGCCGCGAGTTGTTGTTTTGGATGAGATACAAAATCTTGATTTAGGCGATGATTCACCTGTAGCAAAGTATCTTACAGAGGGACGAAAGCACGGTATAGCTTTGATTAGTGCAACTCAATCTCTAAAAGGAGTTGGGGGTCTTAATGATAGCAAAGTAAGTCGTTTATTTCAATCAGACTTGAAACTTTTTTTCAGGCCATCTGACAATGAATTAAAAGAGCAAGCTGGTATATTACATAATATAATGCATGATGTTAGTGCCAAAGAATGGACAAGTCATCTTTCAAAATTGAAGAAAGGTGAATGTTATGTAATCGGAAGTCACCTTATGAAGGATCAAGATGAATTAAAACAAAAAGTACAAAAAGTAAAAATATGCTCACTTGAAGAGAGAGGCTTTGATGGCAGCCAAAACGACAAATAG
- a CDS encoding DUF4007 family protein, with protein sequence MAAKTTNSRLPRSFHYTFIPERSYINALLKFVATGREGDYHEIGNLTGIPTGESTGKVPAIINYCLGMGLIVSIDKKGAIKKYELSPLGRIILLEDPYLNTDISQWLCHLNMCDIETGADVWYNVFWANYHSIGDSFSRESLEGVLKALYGNVKRSITGPLINMYKDDSSFKLCGALIEQNKQIMRKSAPITDEMIRAYAAWLINLIERNFPKQRQITISDLDEATGWQIIAKWSNRDIIELYELLEKKNLFQVDRHMNPWIISPLINSTEAYNGIYDDLI encoded by the coding sequence ATGGCAGCCAAAACGACAAATAGTCGCCTACCACGCAGTTTTCACTATACTTTTATACCCGAACGTAGCTATATAAATGCACTATTAAAATTTGTAGCAACAGGCAGAGAAGGAGATTATCATGAAATTGGTAACCTTACAGGAATTCCGACAGGGGAATCGACAGGGAAAGTTCCTGCAATAATAAATTATTGTCTTGGTATGGGATTAATAGTCTCAATAGATAAAAAAGGGGCTATTAAGAAATACGAGCTATCCCCTTTAGGTCGCATAATTCTTTTAGAAGATCCATATTTGAACACAGATATCAGCCAGTGGCTTTGCCATTTAAATATGTGTGATATTGAAACAGGAGCCGATGTGTGGTATAATGTGTTTTGGGCAAATTATCACAGTATTGGTGATAGTTTTAGCAGAGAAAGCCTTGAGGGTGTGTTAAAAGCACTGTATGGTAATGTCAAAAGAAGTATCACAGGTCCTCTTATAAATATGTATAAGGATGACAGCTCATTTAAGTTATGCGGTGCTTTGATAGAGCAAAATAAGCAAATCATGAGAAAATCAGCTCCAATAACAGATGAGATGATACGAGCTTATGCAGCATGGCTGATAAATCTAATAGAGAGAAATTTTCCCAAACAAAGACAGATTACAATTTCCGATTTAGACGAAGCAACAGGCTGGCAAATAATAGCTAAGTGGAGTAATCGCGATATAATTGAGCTTTATGAACTTTTGGAAAAGAAGAATTTGTTTCAAGTTGATAGACATATGAACCCTTGGATTATCAGCCCTTTAATAAACTCAACTGAAGCTTATAACGGAATTTATGATGATTTAATATAG